In one window of Cydia pomonella isolate Wapato2018A chromosome 16, ilCydPomo1, whole genome shotgun sequence DNA:
- the LOC133526564 gene encoding 6-phosphofructo-2-kinase/fructose-2,6-bisphosphatase-like isoform X1: protein MALLSIRGDWSTFLFLIYYKIYSAIVWLAGNHCRGTDKGRSVISGVVGGQSPGGLHRVRTRRRRPQQQHRAKHIVALTRRPSLRRIVMAPGASTAHTMLEDKEKALGALATATVSLRTRRISQFAPLLIALVGLPARGKSQLAHHLSRHLNWNGESTKVFNCSEYRRRHMALYGTHDIFRADNAQGSAIRRQSAHEAVQDAVLWLKDGNSVAIFDGTNITREQRRELNDYCLDMGFRILFIECVCEDQELLERNIIEILRYSEDYKSMSEEKAVDDLRKKLEHYMRQYEPIDANLETISFVRVENMGETVTAHKVAGQKESGILGYLSGLRPLPQTLYFTRHGESEYNVIGRIGGDALLSPRGQSYARGLAQHMNAIADREPLSVWTSELRRTKQTAAEIRAPKRAVRALNELDAGICEGLTYEEMQERFPQEFAWRDQDKLRYRYPWGESYIDIMTRLRPVLSALEDEHNVIVVGHQAVLRCMLGYFLDAKLDELPYMNVPLHTIVKLTSHGYKYKVETIKLPIECVDTHRKQPKNCSITRSSIDALVTVPSHYDTLPSNLWQNPAEAQL, encoded by the exons ATGGCGCTACTGAGCATCCGAGGCGATTGGTCTACATTTCTGTTCCTTATATACTACAAAATCTATTCAGCGATCGTTTGGTTGGCCGGCAATCACTGCCGTGGAACTGATAAGGGTCGCTCAGTGATAAGCGGCGTAGTCGGCGGACAGTCGCCAGGAGGCCTTCACAGAGTACGCACGCGTCGACGTAGACCGCAGCAGCAGCACCGCGCTAAGCACATCGTCGCATTGACTAGGAGACCCTCATTGAGAAGAATAGTTATGGCACCCGGAGCGAGCACCGCCCACACCATGCTTGAAGACAAGGAGAAAGCTCTCGGAGCCTTGGCCACTGCCACAG TGTCCCTGCGCACACGTCGCATCAGCCAGTTCGCGCCGCTGCTAATCGCGTTGGTCGGTCTGCCGGCCCGCGGCAAGAGTCAGCTGGCGCATCATCTGTCGCGCCATCTCAACTGGAATGGAGAGAGCACTAAAG TATTCAACTGCAGCGAGTACCGGCGGCGTCACATGGCGCTCTACGGCACGCACGACATCTTCCGCGCGGACAACGCGCAGGGCTCCGCCATCCGGCGGCAGAGCGCCCACGAGGCCGTGCAGGATGCCGTACTGTGGCTCAAGGATGGGAACAGTGTTGCT ATTTTCGATGGCACCAACATCACCCGCGAGCAGCGCAGAGAACTTAACGACTATTGCCTGGATATGGGCTTCAGGATCCTGTTCATTGAGTGCGTCTGtgaggaccaggagctgctcgAGAGGAACATCATTGAGATCCTGCGTTACTCTGAAGACTACAAGTCAATGAGCGAGGAGAAGGCTGTGGATGATTTGAGGAAGAAACTTGAGCATTACATGAGGCAGTATGAGCCTATTGATGCGAATTTAGAGACGATCAGCTTTGTTCGTGTCGAGAACATGGGAGAAACAGTGACCGCTCATAAAGTTGCTGGCCAGAAGGAATCTGGAATCCTCGGCTATCTTTCGGGCCTTCGTCCTCTGCCACAAACACTATACTTCACCAGA CATGGCGAGAGCGAGTACAACGTGATCGGTCGCATCGGCGGAGACGCACTGCTCTCCCCGCGCGGGCAGAGCTACGCGCGCGGGCTAGCTCAGCACATGAACGCCATAGCTGACCGGGAGCCTCTGTCGGTCTGGACCTCGGAACTGAGACGCACCAAGCAAACGGCGGCGGAGATTAGGGCTCCCAAGCGGGCTGTGCGAGCGCTCAATGAGTTGGACGCT GGCATCTGCGAAGGGCTAACATATGAGGAGATGCAGGAGCGCTTCCCGCAGGAGTTCGCCTGGCGCGACCAAGACAAGCTGCGTTACCGCTACCCGTGGGGCGAGTCCTACATCGACATCATGACACGACTGAGACCCGTGCTTTCGGCGCTGGAAGACGAGCACAATGTCATCGTGGTGGGCCACCAAGCCGTGCTGCGGTGTATGCTGGGGTACTTTCTCGATGCTAAGCTCG acGAGCTCCCCTACATGAACGTGCCGCTTCATACCATCGTGAAGCTGACTTCACACGGCTACAAGTACAAAGTGGAGACCATCAAACTGCCCATCGAGTGCGTGGACACCCACCGCAAACAACCAAAG AACTGCTCGATCACACGGAGTTCCATCGACGCGTTGGTGACCGTGCCGTCGCACTACGACACTCTGCCGTCCAACCTGTGGCAGAACCCCGCCGAGGCGCAGCTGTAG
- the LOC133526564 gene encoding 6-phosphofructo-2-kinase/fructose-2,6-bisphosphatase-like isoform X2, translated as MALLSIRGDWSTFLFLIYYKIYSAIVWLAGNHCRGTDKGRSVISGVVGGQSPGGLHRVRTRRRRPQQQHRAKHIVALTRRPSLRRIVMAPGASTAHTMLEDKEKALGALATATVSLRTRRISQFAPLLIALVGLPARGKSQLAHHLSRHLNWNGESTKVFNCSEYRRRHMALYGTHDIFRADNAQGSAIRRQSAHEAVQDAVLWLKDGNSVAIFDGTNITREQRRELNDYCLDMGFRILFIECVCEDQELLERNIIEILRYSEDYKSMSEEKAVDDLRKKLEHYMRQYEPIDANLETISFVRVENMGETVTAHKVAGQKESGILGYLSGLRPLPQTLYFTRHGESEYNVIGRIGGDALLSPRGQSYARGLAQHMNAIADREPLSVWTSELRRTKQTAAEIRAPKRAVRALNELDAGICEGLTYEEMQERFPQEFAWRDQDKLRYRYPWGESYIDIMTRLRPVLSALEDEHNVIVVGHQAVLRCMLGYFLDAKLDELPYMNVPLHTIVKLTQTRLPLIHESGYSGLVRHIRQ; from the exons ATGGCGCTACTGAGCATCCGAGGCGATTGGTCTACATTTCTGTTCCTTATATACTACAAAATCTATTCAGCGATCGTTTGGTTGGCCGGCAATCACTGCCGTGGAACTGATAAGGGTCGCTCAGTGATAAGCGGCGTAGTCGGCGGACAGTCGCCAGGAGGCCTTCACAGAGTACGCACGCGTCGACGTAGACCGCAGCAGCAGCACCGCGCTAAGCACATCGTCGCATTGACTAGGAGACCCTCATTGAGAAGAATAGTTATGGCACCCGGAGCGAGCACCGCCCACACCATGCTTGAAGACAAGGAGAAAGCTCTCGGAGCCTTGGCCACTGCCACAG TGTCCCTGCGCACACGTCGCATCAGCCAGTTCGCGCCGCTGCTAATCGCGTTGGTCGGTCTGCCGGCCCGCGGCAAGAGTCAGCTGGCGCATCATCTGTCGCGCCATCTCAACTGGAATGGAGAGAGCACTAAAG TATTCAACTGCAGCGAGTACCGGCGGCGTCACATGGCGCTCTACGGCACGCACGACATCTTCCGCGCGGACAACGCGCAGGGCTCCGCCATCCGGCGGCAGAGCGCCCACGAGGCCGTGCAGGATGCCGTACTGTGGCTCAAGGATGGGAACAGTGTTGCT ATTTTCGATGGCACCAACATCACCCGCGAGCAGCGCAGAGAACTTAACGACTATTGCCTGGATATGGGCTTCAGGATCCTGTTCATTGAGTGCGTCTGtgaggaccaggagctgctcgAGAGGAACATCATTGAGATCCTGCGTTACTCTGAAGACTACAAGTCAATGAGCGAGGAGAAGGCTGTGGATGATTTGAGGAAGAAACTTGAGCATTACATGAGGCAGTATGAGCCTATTGATGCGAATTTAGAGACGATCAGCTTTGTTCGTGTCGAGAACATGGGAGAAACAGTGACCGCTCATAAAGTTGCTGGCCAGAAGGAATCTGGAATCCTCGGCTATCTTTCGGGCCTTCGTCCTCTGCCACAAACACTATACTTCACCAGA CATGGCGAGAGCGAGTACAACGTGATCGGTCGCATCGGCGGAGACGCACTGCTCTCCCCGCGCGGGCAGAGCTACGCGCGCGGGCTAGCTCAGCACATGAACGCCATAGCTGACCGGGAGCCTCTGTCGGTCTGGACCTCGGAACTGAGACGCACCAAGCAAACGGCGGCGGAGATTAGGGCTCCCAAGCGGGCTGTGCGAGCGCTCAATGAGTTGGACGCT GGCATCTGCGAAGGGCTAACATATGAGGAGATGCAGGAGCGCTTCCCGCAGGAGTTCGCCTGGCGCGACCAAGACAAGCTGCGTTACCGCTACCCGTGGGGCGAGTCCTACATCGACATCATGACACGACTGAGACCCGTGCTTTCGGCGCTGGAAGACGAGCACAATGTCATCGTGGTGGGCCACCAAGCCGTGCTGCGGTGTATGCTGGGGTACTTTCTCGATGCTAAGCTCG acGAGCTCCCCTACATGAACGTGCCGCTTCATACCATCGTGAAGCTGACCCAGACTAGACTACCTCTTATCCATGAGAGCGGGTATAGTGGGTTAGTGAGGCATATTCGTCAATaa